One Corallococcus silvisoli DNA segment encodes these proteins:
- a CDS encoding NfeD family protein translates to MDTTAWQLWLIAAIVLGALEIKLSGFVTLWFAVGALMASLTAGAGLGFNGQLVVFTLVSAALFGASRTIFKHVFMRDAVHLKTGTEAMLGQEAVVTEALSDPHGGTVRINGELWMARSLSGPLPEGERVTVEQIEGLKLWVRRPSASHEVALQSAQQKKETAGWD, encoded by the coding sequence ATGGACACCACCGCCTGGCAGCTCTGGTTGATTGCCGCGATCGTCCTGGGGGCGCTGGAGATCAAACTCTCTGGCTTCGTGACCCTCTGGTTCGCCGTGGGCGCGCTGATGGCGTCGCTCACCGCCGGCGCGGGGCTGGGCTTCAACGGCCAGCTCGTCGTCTTCACGCTGGTGTCCGCCGCCCTCTTCGGCGCGTCCCGCACCATCTTCAAGCACGTTTTCATGCGCGACGCGGTGCATTTGAAGACGGGCACCGAGGCGATGCTGGGCCAGGAGGCCGTGGTGACCGAGGCGCTGTCCGATCCTCACGGAGGCACCGTGCGCATCAACGGCGAGCTGTGGATGGCGCGCTCCCTGTCGGGCCCCCTGCCCGAAGGCGAGCGCGTCACCGTGGAGCAGATTGAAGGCCTCAAGTTGTGGGTGCGACGCCCGTCGGCGTCCCACGAAGTCGCGCTGCAATCCGCGCAGCAGAAGAAGGAGACGGCAGGATGGGACTGA